Proteins from one Fragaria vesca subsp. vesca linkage group LG6, FraVesHawaii_1.0, whole genome shotgun sequence genomic window:
- the LOC101300167 gene encoding probable xyloglucan endotransglucosylase/hydrolase protein 32-like has translation MSLLLFFLLTLLVPSSNAGWPPSPGYWPSSKFRTMSFYKGFRTLWGAQHQSLDQNALTIWLDRTTGSGFKSVKPFRSGYFGSSIKLQPGYTAGVITAFYLSNSEAHPGYHDEVDIEFLGTTFGKPYTLQTNVYIRGSGDGKIIGREMKFHLWFDPTKNFHHYAILWSPKEIIFLVDDVPIRRYQRKSVATFPLRPMWLYGSIWDASSWATEDGKYKADYRYQPFVAKFTNFKAGGCSAYSPAWCHPVSASPFRSGGLTRQQYRVMKWVQANHMVYDYCRDYKRDHSLTPECWG, from the exons ATGTCTCTCTTACTCTTCTTCCTCCTAACTCTTTTGGTACCTTCAAGCAATGCTGGCTGGCCACCATCACCTGGCTACTGGCCAAGTTCTAAATTCAGGACTATGAGCTTCTATAAAGGGTTTAGAACCCTTTGGGGTGCTCAGCATCAGAGCTTAGACCAAAATGCATTAACAATCTGGCTTGACAGAACCACAG GAAGTGGATTCAAGTCGGTTAAACCATTTAGATCCGGTTACTTTGGTTCCTCCATTAAGCTTCAGCCTGGTTATACTGCAGGAGTTATAACAGCTTTCTAT CTTTCAAACAGTGAAGCTCATCCAGGGTATCATGATGAAGTGGATATTGAATTTCTGGGGACTACATTTGGAAAGCCCTATACTTTACAGACCAATGTTTACATCAGAGGAAGTGGAGATGGAAAAATTATTGGAAGAGAGATGAAGTTTCATCTGTGGTTTGATCCTACCAAAAATTTTCATCACTATGCTATATTATGGAGTCCTAAGGAGATTAT ATTTTTGGTGGATGATGTGCCCATAAGGAGGTACCAAAGGAAAAGTGTTGCAACATTTCCCTTGAGGCCAATGTGGCTCTATGGTTCAATATGGGATGCCTCATCATGGGCTACTGAAGATGGAAAATACAAAGCAGATTACAGATACCAACCTTTTGTTGCGAAGTTTACCAATTTCAAAGCTGGTGGTTGCTCAGCCTATTCCCCTGCCTGGTGCCACCCGGTCTCCGCCTCTCCATTCCGGTCAGGTGGGTTGACCCGACAACAATACCGGGTCATGAAATGGGTTCAAGCCAACCATATGGTGTATGACTATTGCAGGGATTACAAGAGGGACCATTCCTTAACACCTGAATGTTGGGGTTAA
- the LOC101314881 gene encoding uncharacterized protein LOC101314881 encodes MDRGIEFDVLDAHGTEYHRWVSDIEQTFIAKDLTETIFPDPDQEPPSKRTKSQAFMFLRKHIDPTLRRQHQSKHDPKDLWDALAERFGNIHSTLLLELIVRWDEIRLLDYKKVDDFNRDMLCLQAQLSSCGVEKSDADMIEKTFSTFPSAAKILMNQYRLEFTNKRITTFSGLMTQLLMEEKNNMINDQHNLRPVGTRKIPESNYNCNRNKKALKRKDQHRNEPYARGNQHHRASSSRGQGSSFSGRTNSWRRDTGAAGPKGGAAPPQKQHARSSSAFDGQCNRCGSKDHWSKSCRAPANVVAAYKKYKELMEVNSTENNGVEHNVTFKVADPNGQCSDLDAPDFDVTG; translated from the coding sequence ATGGACAGAGGCATTGAATTTGACGTCCTTGACGCCCATGGTACTGAGTACCATCGTTGGGTCTCGGACATAGAACAGACCTTCATCGCTAAGGATCTGACCGAGACCATATTCCCCGATCCAGATCAGGAACCGCCTAGCAAGAGAACAAAATCTCAGGCATTCATGTTCCTTCGTAAGCATATCGATCCCACACTGCGCAGGCAGCATCAATCCAAGCACGATCCAAAAGATCTATGGGATGCCCTTGCCGAACGCTTCGGCAACATTCACTCGACCTTGCTCCTAGAACTAATTGTTCGCTGGGATGAAATCCGACTTTTGGATTACAAGAAGGTTGATGACTTCAACAGGGATATGCTTTGCCTACAAGCTCAACTGAGCTCATGTGGAGTCGAGAAAAGTGATGCTGACATGATCGAAAAGACTTTCTCGACATTCCCTTCAGCTGCTAAGATCCTCATGAACCAATATCGGCTTGAGTTCACAAATAAGAGGATTACTACATTTAGCGGCTTAATGACGCAACTCCTTATGGAAGAAAAGAATAATATGATCAATGATCAGCATAATTTACGTCCTGTAGGCACCCGGAAAATTCCGGAATCTAATTACAATTGCAACCGGAATAAGAAAGCTCTGAAACGCAAGGATCAACATAGGAATGAACCTTATGCACGTGGGAATCAACACCACCGTGCCTCTAGTTCTCGGGGACAAGGTAGCAGCTTTAGTGGCCGTACCAACTCATGGCGTCGAGACACCGGTGCCGCTGGCCCCAAGGGCGGCGCCGCTCCTCCTCAGAAGCAGCATGCTCGCTCTTCTTCTGCCTTTGATGGTCAATGCAACAGATGTGGGTCCAAGGACCACTGGTCTAAAAGCTGTCGCGCTCCTGCAAATGTTGTTGCCGCATACAAGAAATACAAGGAATTGATGGAAGTCAATTCCACTGAAAACAATGGAGTTGAACATAATGTTACCTTCAAGGTCGCTGACCCTAATGGACAATGTTCTGACTTAGATGCCCCTGACTTTGACGTCACCGGCTAG
- the LOC101315176 gene encoding E3 ubiquitin-protein ligase RFWD3-like — protein sequence MADPHPHYVDLDDAESTEDDEASEEPSVPSDVEDSEQDEEEEEPDVQTNSNYAIYLSRMGPRDEPSEPESDFKPGNGGKRRKIGSQETAAFETGESSQTSQWNPNEIDGLFCPICLEAWTSDGDHYICCLPCGHIFGNSCIKKWIGQSQKQKCPQCNAKCKWKDVRKLFASRVIAVDEESQKRIRSLEGKCASLEKERAEWHKKEAELLKAQGVLERKIQQLMESKTSEYTTGTFERRFGSGNNIIAARSYGETFGSNLCGQASMCSFKLEKELCVAGARVFDIDASNQILLIARRHAGIGGKDVLTKMSLIPPYDRDDVVLPSSISSIRDLRISPSNTNLALFACLGKKLVVLSMENNNIIVSYDLPAAAWTCSWDLNDSNYIYAGLQNGYLLVFDMRQTSGPVESLEGLTNNPIHTVHSLSSNTAFPFCVRTVISASAIGLCLWRFGGAVTEGPILVPETENQGVCISLAYCPRTDDIVASYRPKVEFSDETAFTQPMLTPSRAIGQGTVGSHVLLKRSGNNSHFLKLGSSVGNVCDIGLPKSAIINIENRGRLFASEDKLSSELVLKELSPFTTVQRLNLQQSPVHDVKYTASSRKGLLSCLNGDMLQLFSTELS from the exons ATGGCGGACCCTCATCCTCACTACGTCGATCTCGACGATGCAGAGTCCACCGAAGACGACGAAGCCTCAGAAGAACCATCCGTCCCCAGCGACGTCGAAGACTCGGAACAAGACGAAGAAGAAGAAGAACCAGACGTCCAAACCAATTCCAATTACGCTATCTATCTCTCCAGAATGGGTCCCCGTGATGAGCCCAGTGAACCGGAGTCGGATTTCAAACCAGGAAACGGCGGAAAGCGGAGAAAGATCGGGAGCCAGGAAACGGCGGCGTTTGAGACCGGAGAGAGCTCGCAGACTAGTCAGTGGAATCCGAATGAAATTGATGGCCTCTTTTGCCCGATTTGCTTGGAGGCTTGGACTAGTGATGGTGATCACTACATCTG CTGTCTTCCTTGTGGCCACATTTTCGGTAACTCGTGCATAAAAAAATGGATAGGCCAGTCTCAAAAGCAAAAG TGTCCTCAATGCAATGCCAAATGCAAGTGGAAAGATGTTAGGAAGCTTTTCGCGTCTCGAGTTATTGCTGTTGATGAAGAATCACAGAAG AGGATTCGTTCACTTGAGGGTAAATGTGCTTCTCTTGAGAAGGAG CGAGCAGAGTGGCATAAGAAGGAAGCTGAATTGCTAAAGGCACAGGGTGTACTAGAACGGAAAATTCAGCAACTTATGGAG AGCAAAACATCAGAATATACTACTGGGACCTTTGAAAGGAGATTTGGGTCTGGAAATAACATCATAGCTGCAAGGTCTTATG GGGAAACATTTGGCTCTAACCTCTGTGGACAAGCATCTATGTGCAGCTTCAAATTAGAG AAGGAGTTGTGTGTAGCTGGTGCTCGTGTGTTTGACATCGACGCGTCTAACCAAATTTTGTTAATTGCGCGAAGACATGCTGGAATAGGTGGAAAAGATGTGCTTACCAAA ATGAGCCTGATACCTCCATATGACAGAGATGATGTTGTTCTTCCTAGCTCTATAAGTTCTATCAGGGACCTGCGTATTTCTCCCTCTAATACTAACCTTGCTCTCTTCGCTTGCCTAGGGAAGAAATTGGTAGTTCTCAG TATGGAGAACAACAACATCATAGTTTCCTATGACCTACCG GCTGCTGCTTGGACATGCTCATGGGATCTCAACGATTCAAATTATATATATGCTGGATTACAG AATGGCTATCTTCTGGTGTTTGACATGCGCCAAACCTCAGGGCCTGTTGAATCCCTGGAGGGGCTGACAAACAACCCAATTCATACTGTGCATTCTCTTTCATCTAATACAGCTTTTCCCTTTTGTGTTAGAACAGTGATATCCGCATCAGCAATTGGCTTATGTCTGTGGCGTTTTGGTGGTGCTGTAACAGAGGG GCCGATTTTGGTCCCCGAAACAGAGAACCAAGGAGTTTGTATATCTCTTGCCTATTGCCCTAGAACAGATGACATTGTTGCTTCCTATCGCCCCAAAGTTGAATTTTCTGATGAGACAGCCTTTACACAACCAATGCTTACTCCTTCACGTGCCATCGGACAAGGAACAGTCGGTTCCCATGTTCTTTTAAAGAGATCAGGCAACAACAGTCATTTTCTGAAGTTGGGATCTTCAGTGGGCAACGTGTGTGATATCGGATTGCCAAAGTCCGCAATTATCAACATAGAAAATCGTGGCAGGTTGTTTGCATCTGAAGATAAACTATCTTCTGAACTAGTTTTAAAGGAGCTGTCGCCTTTTACCACTGTTCAGCGCCTTAACTTACAGCAAAGTCCTGTTCATGATGTGAAGTATACAGCTTCGTCAAGGAAAGGTCTCCTCAGTTGTTTGAATGGTGACATGCTGCAACTCTTCAGTACCGAGCTTTCATGA